The segment GCGCGCTCTTGCTTTTCAGCCTGGGGGCCTCAATCCTTCAGGACGCCTCCGGTACTCGCGCTGCTGGCCATCTTCGTGTACCGCGCCAGCCAGCCGGTCTTGAATCGGGGCTCGGGCGCGCGCCAGGCCTGCCGGCGCGCCGCCCACTCGCCGTCCGAAATCTTTGCGTTCAGCTGCCGGGCCGGGAGGTCGATGGATAGGAGGTCGCCGTCCTTCAGCAGTCCGATCGGCCCGCCCTCCGCCGCCTCGGGCGAGACGTGGCCGATGCACGCGCCGCGCGTGCCGCCGCTGAACCGGCCGTCCGTGATCAGCGCCACCTTGTCGCCCAGCCCCTGCCCCATGATGTAGCTCGTCGGCGAGAGCATCTCCTGCATGCCGGGCCCGCCCTTCGGACCCTCGTAGCGGATCACCACCACGTGGCCGGGCTTCACCTTGCCGGCCAGGATGCCCTCGCAGGCGTCTTCCTGCGACTCGAAAATGATCGCCGGGCCCTCGTGCTTCAGCATCTTCGGGTCCACGCCGGCCGTCTTGATCACCGCGCCCTCGGGCGCGAGGTTGCCATAGAGGATGGAGAGGCCGCCCTCCCGGCTGTACGCGTTCTCGACAGGCCGGATGCAGGCCGGATCCTTGCTCTTGGCCCGCGCAATGACTTTCCCCAGCGTCTTGCCCGTTACGGTTCGGCACGCGGTGTTCAGCAGGCCGCGAATCTTGCCGATTTCGTTGAGAATGGCGCTGATGCCGCCCGCGCGGTCCACGTCCTCGACATGGTACGGCGAGGACGGCGAGACCTTGCAGATGTTCGGGCATTTCTTCGACAGCTCGTTGATGCGGGCGAGGTCATACGCCACGCCCGCCTCGTGCGCGATGGCCAGCGTGTGCAGCACCGTGTTCGTGCTGCCGCCCATGGCCATGTCCAGCACGAAGGCGTTGTCCAGCGACTCCGCCGTGACGATGTCGCGCGGCTTGAGATCCTCGCGGACCATCTCCACGATCCGTTTTCCGGCGGTGCGCCACAGGCTGCGCCGCTTAGGGTCCTCGGCCAGGATCGTGCCGTTGCCGGGCAGGGCCAGGCCGATCGCCTCGCAGAGGCAGTTCATCGAATTGGCCGTGAACATGCCGGAGCAGGAGCCGGCGCCGGGGCAGGCGTGGCAGGATATGTCCTCGAGCTGCTCCTCGGAAATCTTACCCGCCTTGAACGCGCCGATACCCTCGAACACGCTGATCAGGTCCACCGCGCGGCCGTCCGGCATCTTGCCCGCGCGCATCGGGCCGCCGCTGACGAAGATCGTCGGGATGTTGCACCGCAGCGCGCCCATGACCATGCCGGGGACGATCTTGTCGCAGTTCGGGATGCAGACCATGCCGTCGAACAGGTGCGCGTTGACCATGGTCTCGACGCAGTCGGCCACCAGCTCGCGGCTGGGCAGGGAATACTTCATGCCCGCGTGGCCCATCGCGATGCCGTCGCAGATGCCGATGGTGTTGAACTCGAACGGCGTGCCGCCGGCCGCGAGGATGGCCTTGCGGACCAGGTCGCCGACCTTCCGCAGGTGGACGTGGCCGGGTATGATATCCGTGTACGAGTTGCAGATGGCGATGAACGGCTTGCGCATCGCCTCGGTGGTGAGCCCCGTGGCCCGCAGGAGGCTGCGGTGCGGCGCGCGCTCGAAACCCGTCTTGACCTTGTCGCTTCTCATGGTGATGTCCTTTCCGTTCGTTCCAAGGCTTTAGAGATGGGGGCGGCCTGCCCGAAAGGCAAGGAGAATCGGCCCGGGCGAAAGGCTGTTGCGCGGCGGGGCGTCTTTTGCCATAGTTTGGCCGCCATGAAATCCGTGCGACTGATGACCCTGGCCGCCGCGGCGGCAGGACTGGCGTGGGCGGACCCGGCCGCGGCCCGGTCGGTGGCTGTGGACGGCTATGCCGCCATGGTGAACCAGCGCGTGATTCTCAAGAGCGAGGTCTTCGCCATGGTCTACCCCCTCCAGCAGAAGCTGAAGCTGGAGCACTCGGGCTCCGAGCTGGAGAAGAAGCTGGAAGAGGCCTACACGAACGTCCTGGAAAGCCTGATCGAGCGCGCCCTGATCGTCGAGGAGTTCGTTCGCCAGGGCCGCATGCTGCCCGACCGCGCCATCGACAGCCAGGTCAACAGCCTGATCAGCGAGCGGTTCAACAACAACCGGATGGCCTTCCTCGACGCCCTCGCCGAGGAACGGCTCACCCTCGCGGAATGGCGCGAGCAGGCCAAGGACGGGCTCATCGTCACCATCCTGCGCCGCACGGAGATCCTCGACCGCGTGGCCGTCGCCCCGCGACAGGTCCGCGAGTACTACGAACAGCATCTCGACAGCTACCGTACCCCGGAGGAAGTCCAACTCCGGCTGATCGTCCTGCATCCCGGCGCCACGCCGGAGGAGCGTGCCGCGAAGATCGAGGAGGCCCGGCGCATCCGCGAGCGGCTCGCGGGCGGCGAGGATTTCGCGACCGTCGCCAAGACCGTGTCCGAAGGCCCCAAGGCCGCGCAGGGCGGCGACATGGGGTGGATGCAAACCTCCGACCTGCGGGCCGAACTGGCCGCCGGGGTGAAGGATCTCGGGCCGGGCCAGTTGAGCGAGGTCATCGAAACCTCCGACGAAATCTACCTCGCCAAGGTGGAGGGCCGGAAGCAGGCAGCGGTCGCGCCCTTTGAGGAAGCGCGCCGGAACATCGAGGATCGCCTGCACAAGCAGGAACTGGAACGCCTGTACGACGCCTGGATCGCGCGCCTGAAGAATCGCTTTTACGTCAAGGTGTTCTGAACGGCCACGGGCCGGACCGAGCCATGAGCGCGACGCTCCGCATCGGAATCACCCTCGGCGACGCCAACGGTATCGGGCCGGAAATCGCCCTGCGCGCCGTCACCCGCCGGGGCTGGCCGAAGAACGTGCAGTTCGTGCTCATCGGCGCGCCGGCCGTGATCCAGGCACAGGCCCGCGCCCTCCGTCTACCGCGGCCCGGACCCCGCGTATTCATCTGGAACCCCGTCCCCGCGCTCGCGCCGGCCTGGAAGCCCGGAAGCATCCGCGCCGACGCGTCGCGCGCGGCCGACGCCTGGATCCGCGCCGCCGTCGTCGCCTGCCTGGACGGCCGGCTGCACGCCATGGTGACCGCGCCGATCTGCAAGGAAGGATTTCAGAAGGCCGGCATCCACGTCCCCGGCCACACGGAGCTGCTGGCCGAACTCACCGGAACCCGCCGCTACGCCATGATGCTGTTCGGCGGCCCGCTGCGCGTGGTCCTCGCCACCCGGCACCTGCCGCTGCGCGACGTCGCGCGGGAATTGAACAAAGCCGACGTGCTCGAAGCCATCCGGATCGCCGGCGAGGCCCTCCCGTGGCTGGGCTGCCGCGGCGGGCGCATCGGGGTCTGCGGACTCAACCCGCACGCCGGCGACGGCGGCGCGATCGGCCGCGAGGAAATTACCGTGATCGCACCCGCGATCCGCGCCGCGCGCCGCGCGGGATTCAACGCCATCGGGCCGGTGCCGGCGGACGTCATCTTCCACCAGGCCGTGCGCGGCGCCTTCGACGCCGTGGTGGCCATGTACCACGACCAGGGGCTCGGCCCGCTCAAGATGCTCGCGTTCGAGACCGGCGTGAACGTCACGCTGGGCCTGCCCATCGTCCGCACGTCGCCCGATCACGGCACGGCCTTCGATATCGCCGGCCGCGGCCGGGCGAATCCCTCCAGCATGGTCGAGGCCGTCCGGCAGGCCATCCTGCTGGCCGGGCGCAGGAACCCGTGGCGCCGCCCGTGAACCTGACCCATCCCTCCGAAGTCAGGGAACTGTTGTCCCAGCTCGGTCTGCGGCCGCGGCGGGCGCTGGGGCAGAATTTCCTGATCGACGCCAACATCCTCCGTATCCTGCTGCGCACGGCGGAACTTCACCGGGACGAGCAGGTGCTGGAAGTCGGCCCTGGGCTCGGTGTGCTGACCGAGTGGCTGGTTCGCTATGCCGGCCGTGTCGCGGCCGTGGAAAAAGACCCCGTGCTGTTCGGCTTCCTTCAGCAGCACTTCGCCGGCGCGCCGAATCTCGAGTTAATCCACGCCGACATCCTCGACGTGGACCTGGCCGCCTTGCTCGCCGGGGGCATCACCAAGGTCGTCGCGAACCTTCCCTACTCCATCGGCAGCCGCTTCCTGGTCGAACTGTTCCAGTCCGCCACCCCGCCGGCGCGCATCGTGGTGACGGTCCAGCGCGAAGTGGCGGAGCGCCTCGCCGCCGCGCCGGGGACCGCCGCCTACGGGCTGCTCGGCATCCTCGCCCAGACGGCCTACGCGGTGAAGATCGTCAAGGACATCAGCCCCACCTGCTTCCTGCCGCCGCCCGAGGTGCGCTCCGCGATCGTGGCGCTGGACCGCCTGCCATACGACCGCGAGGATCGCCCGAAGAATCGCGCCGCGTTTCTGACGCTTCTCCAGGGCGCCTTTTCGAGGCGGCGCAAGCAGCTGGCGCCGCTCCTGAAAGCCCACGCCGGGCTGCTCCCCCGGCTGGGCATCGAGCCCCGCGCGCGGCCGGAGGATCTCTCGCCGGAGCAGTGGGTACGGCTGTCGAACGGACTTATACCAAATCCGGGTGAAGGCGGGTAGATTTCGGGCTCGCAGGAGCTCGCCCCTCCATGATTCCTGCCACTGGAGGGCGGAGCTCTGCGACGCCGTTCGCCGCCTCTCACCCGTACATGGTATTACAGGGTAGGATGCGCCGCGGCGCCGCAGAGCTGATCCGCCAGGCGCACGGGCTCGGGCAGACGATAGCGAAAGGCACAACGCAGCACCAGGTCCTCGGCCGTCGCCAGGTCCGCGTCATGCCCGACGCTGATGAAGAGGGGGCGAACGCCATCCCGCGTGCGCAGGACCGTGCCGACGCGCTCTCCGTGGTCGGTCAACGCCGCGCGTGATCCGCGCCGTTTCGCGGGCGCCCGGCACTCGCCGACGAGGAGGCTTTTCGCGCAGCCCACGGACGGGATTCCGGTCAGCACGCCGACGTGGCACGCGATGCCGAATCGGCGCGGGTGCGCGAAGCCCTGCCCGTCGCACATCAATACGTCCGGCCGGCGTTCGAGTTTCTCCAGCGCGGCGAGCAGCGCCGGCGCCTCGCGGAACGACAGCAGGCCGGGGATGTACGGAAACCGCAGCGGCGCGCGGGCCACATGCTGCTCCACCACTTCCCTGCGCGCGAGGTCCCACAGCACGACGGCCGCCACGCACTCCTTTTCCGAGAAGGCGGCATCCAAGCCGGCAATCCAGCGGAGCCCGGCAGGCAGCGGTTGAATCCGGACGCGAGAGGCCATTTTACGCTGCAACGCGATGGCCTGCCGCGGCGACAGGCTCCAAGGATGCGAAAGCCGCGGGCGCTTCATGCCGGCCTCCGTCACGGCATGCAACCCCTTTCCGCCGACAGAGCGGCGGAACTACAATCCTTTGTAGCTCCGGCGCTCCGTCGCCGGAGATTCATGCGATGCATTGGCACCACATCTTTCTACGGAACATTCCAATTACCCCCGCCGCCGGGTGCGGGAGGCGATGGCGCGATCGGCCTCGCGCTCGGCGGTACGGCGCTTGAGGGTTTCGCGCTTGTCCTCGGATTGCTTGCCCTTCCCCAGGGCCAGTTCGACCTTCACGAGGCCCTTCTTGAAATAGACGCGGAGCGGGATCAGCGCGCAGCCCTTGACGGCGGTCTGGCCGGCGAGCCGGTCGATCTCGCGCCGGTGGAGGAGCAGGCGCTTGGGACGCAGGGGGTCGTGCTCCTCGACGCGGGAGCAGGCATAGGGCTGGACGTGCAGCCCGCGGAGGATCACCTGGCCGCCCTCCACGAGAGCATGGCTCTCGGAGAGGCTGAAGCGGCCCTCGCGGATGGACTTGACCTCGGCGCCGCGCAGTTCGATCCCGGCCTCGAGCTTCTCGAGGATATGGTAATCCCGGAACGCCTTCCGGTGCGTCGCCATCGTCTTGATGGCGGGACGCGCTGGGGAAGGAGCCGGGGCCATGCGAACCGTTCCGGCCGGCCGCGGGAACTACAGGGAAAGCGGGTTGCTTTCCAGCGTCTTGCGGACCGGCACAAAGGAGATTTCGGCGGAGAGCTTGCCCTCGGCGATTTCCTTGAGGGCGATGTTCATCGGGGACATCTGCATGTTGTCCGGCTTGACCAGGGGCCGCTCGCCGTGATTCAACTGGCGCACGCGGCGCGACACCATGTTGATCAGCAGCGGGATATTGGGCACTTTTTCCTTCGCCAATTCCATGTACTTGATATTCACCGTTACAGCCTCCAGTCTCTGAAAAGCCGGGCGGGGCGCACTATAGGCGCCCCGCCCGGTTCGTGTCAATGGCCCATTCCGGGCTTAGTACATGTCTTCCATGCCGCCCATTCCCCCGCCGGCGCCGGGCATGGGCTTCTTTTCCTTCTCGGGAATTTCGGCGATCATGCACTCGGTGGTCAGCAGCAGCGAGGCGATGCTGGCCGAGTTCTGCAGGGCGCTCCGGGCGACCTTGGTCGGATCGATGATACCGGCCTTGACCAGGTCGCAGTACTCGTCCTTGGCCACGTCGTACCCGTAGCTGCCTTTCTGCTTCTTGACTTCCTGGATGACGATGGAGCCGTCCACGCCCGCGTTCGCCGTCAACTGGCGCAGCGGGGCCTCGAGGGCCTTGCGGACGATGTCCACGCCGATGCCGGCGTCGCCGTCGATCTTGACGTCGGCCAGCGCCGGCTGGCAGCGCAACAGGGCCACGCCGCCGCCCGGGACAATGCCTTCCTCGACGGCCGCGCGGGTCGCGTGCAGCGCGTCCTCGACGCGCGCCTTTTTCTCCTTCATCTCCGTCTCGGTCGCTGCGCCGACGTTGATGACCGCCACGCCGCCGGCGAGCTTCGCCAGGCGTTCCTGCAACTTCTCGCGGTCGTAGTCCGACGTGGTCTCCTCGATCTGCCGGCGGATCTGGCTGATCCGGCCCTGGATGTCGGCGGTCTTGCCCGCACCCTCGACGATCGTGGTGTTCTCCTTGTCCACGGTCACGCGCTTCGCGCGGCCCATGTCGGTGAGCTGGATGTTTTCCAGCTTGATGCCGAGGTCCTCGGAGATGAACCGGCCGCCGGTCAGGACGGCGATGTCTTCCATCATCGCCTTGCGACGGTCGCCGAAGCCCGGGGACTTCACGGCGCAGCACTGCAGCGTGCCGCGCAGCTTGTTGACCACCAGCGTGGCCAGCGCCTCGCCGTCGACGTCCTCCGCCACGATCAGCAGCGGGCGGCCGGACTTGGCGATGTTCTGGAGCACGGGCAGCAGGTCCTGCAGGTTCGAGATCTTCTTCTCGTACATCAGGATGTAGGGATCTTCCAGGGACGTCTCCATCGCTTCCGCGTTGGTGACGAAGTACGGGGAGAGGTAGCCCTTGTCGAACTGCATGCCCTCGACCACGTCCAGCGTGGTCTCGATGCTCTTGGCCTCCTCGACCGTGATCGTGCCGTCCTTGCCGACCTTGTCCATGGCGTCGGCGATGATCGCGCCGATCGTCGTGTCGCCGTTGGCGGAGATCGTCGCCACCTGGGAGATCTCCTGGCGGTCCTTGACCTTCTTGCTCATCTTCTGGAGCTGCTCGACGACGACCTCGGTCGCCTTGTCGATGCCGCGCTTCAGCTCCATCGGGCTGGCGCCGGCGGTGACGTTCTTGAGGCCTTCACGGTAGATGGCTTCCGCCAGGACCGTCGCGGTCGTCGTGCCGTCGCCGGCAACGTCGCTGGTCTTGCTGGCCACTTCGCGCACCATCTGGGCGCCCATGTTCTCGAAGGGGTGCTCCAGCTCGATCTCCTTGGCCACGGTCACGCCGTCCTTGGTGACGTTCGGCGAGCCGAATTTCTTGTCGAGGATCACGTTGCGCCCGCGAGGGCCCAGCGTGGCCTTGACGGCCCGGCTTAACTTCTCCACGCCGCGCAGGATGTACTGGCGGGCTTCCGCATCGTATACGAGTTGCTTCGCTGCCATGGGGGTTCTCCTTTAGTCCTGGATGATTCCGAGCAGATCGTCCTCGCGGAGGATCTGGTATTCCTTGTCGTCGATCTTCACTTCCGAGCCGCCGTAACGGGGCATCAGCACGCGGTCGCCCTTCTTGACGTGGAAGGGGATCACCTTGCCGTTATCGTCCACCTTGCCGGTGCCGATCGCGATGACCTTGCCCTGCGTGGGTTTTTCCTTCGCGGTGTCGGGAATGATGATCCCGCCCTTCTTGACCTCTTCCTCCTTGACCGGCTCGACCAGGATCCGATCGCCCAACGGTTGTATCTTCATGCCTTCTTACTCCTCCCTTTTGGGTTGGTTTTCTGCGTAAAGGGGCGGCGCCGGGCCGGCGCTTCCCGCTTATTTCTTTTTCTTGTCGTCGTCCACCATCTCGAAATCGGCGTCGATCACGTCGCCTTGGGCGTTGCCCTGGGGGCCCTCCCCGCCGGGGCCGCCGGCCTGCTGCGGACCGCCCTGCGGGCCCCCGCCCGGCTGCTGGGCGCGCGCCTGCGAGTACAGCTCGCCCGACAGCGCCTGCATCCCGGCGTTGACCTTCTCCAGGTCGGCCTTCATGCGCTCCGTGTCGCCCGACTTCACAGACTCCTTGAGCGCGGCCACGGCGCCTTCCACGGTCGCCTTCTTATCGGCGGACACCTTCGCGCCGTGCTCCTTGAGGAACTTCTCCGTCTCGTAGACCGTCGCGTCCGCGCGGTTGCGGGTCTCCGCCGCCTCGCGGCGCTTGGCGTCGTCCTCCGCGTGCGAGGACGCGTCGCGGGTCATCTGATCGATCTCCTGCTTGCTCAAGCCGCTGGAGGCCGTGATCGTGATCTTCTGCTCCTTGCCCGTGCCGAGGTCCTTCGCGCCGACGTGCAGGATGCCGTTGGCGTCGATGTCGAAGGTCACCTCGATCTGCGGCACGCCGCGCGGGGCCGGAGGGATGCCGTCCAGGTGGAACCGCCCGATGGTCTTGTTGTCGGAGGCCATCTTGCGCTCGCCCTGCAGCACGTGGATTTCCACCGTGGACTGGCCGTCCGCGGCGGTGCTGAAAATCTCGCTCTTGCGAGTCGGGATCGTCGTGTTGCGCTCGATCAGCGTCGTCGCGATGCCGCCCAGCGTCTCGATGCCGAGGGTCAGCGGGGTGACGTCCAGCAGCAGGACGTCCTTCACCTCGCCCTTCAGCACGCCGCCCTGGATCGCCGCGCCGACCGCGACCACCTCGTCCGGGTTCACGCCCTTGTGCGGCTCCTTCTTGAACAGCTGCTGCGCGATCTCTTGCACCTTGGGCATGCGCGTCATGCCGCCGACCAGAATCGCCTCATCGATTTTCGACGCTTCGATCTTCGCATCCCGCAGGCAGTTCTCCACCGGCTTGACCGTGCGGCCGACCAGGTCGTCCACCAACTGCTCCAGCTTCGCGCGGGTCAGGCTCACGGTCAGGTGC is part of the Kiritimatiellia bacterium genome and harbors:
- the ilvD gene encoding dihydroxy-acid dehydratase encodes the protein MRSDKVKTGFERAPHRSLLRATGLTTEAMRKPFIAICNSYTDIIPGHVHLRKVGDLVRKAILAAGGTPFEFNTIGICDGIAMGHAGMKYSLPSRELVADCVETMVNAHLFDGMVCIPNCDKIVPGMVMGALRCNIPTIFVSGGPMRAGKMPDGRAVDLISVFEGIGAFKAGKISEEQLEDISCHACPGAGSCSGMFTANSMNCLCEAIGLALPGNGTILAEDPKRRSLWRTAGKRIVEMVREDLKPRDIVTAESLDNAFVLDMAMGGSTNTVLHTLAIAHEAGVAYDLARINELSKKCPNICKVSPSSPYHVEDVDRAGGISAILNEIGKIRGLLNTACRTVTGKTLGKVIARAKSKDPACIRPVENAYSREGGLSILYGNLAPEGAVIKTAGVDPKMLKHEGPAIIFESQEDACEGILAGKVKPGHVVVIRYEGPKGGPGMQEMLSPTSYIMGQGLGDKVALITDGRFSGGTRGACIGHVSPEAAEGGPIGLLKDGDLLSIDLPARQLNAKISDGEWAARRQAWRAPEPRFKTGWLARYTKMASSASTGGVLKD
- a CDS encoding peptidyl-prolyl cis-trans isomerase, with the translated sequence MKSVRLMTLAAAAAGLAWADPAAARSVAVDGYAAMVNQRVILKSEVFAMVYPLQQKLKLEHSGSELEKKLEEAYTNVLESLIERALIVEEFVRQGRMLPDRAIDSQVNSLISERFNNNRMAFLDALAEERLTLAEWREQAKDGLIVTILRRTEILDRVAVAPRQVREYYEQHLDSYRTPEEVQLRLIVLHPGATPEERAAKIEEARRIRERLAGGEDFATVAKTVSEGPKAAQGGDMGWMQTSDLRAELAAGVKDLGPGQLSEVIETSDEIYLAKVEGRKQAAVAPFEEARRNIEDRLHKQELERLYDAWIARLKNRFYVKVF
- the pdxA gene encoding 4-hydroxythreonine-4-phosphate dehydrogenase PdxA, translated to MSATLRIGITLGDANGIGPEIALRAVTRRGWPKNVQFVLIGAPAVIQAQARALRLPRPGPRVFIWNPVPALAPAWKPGSIRADASRAADAWIRAAVVACLDGRLHAMVTAPICKEGFQKAGIHVPGHTELLAELTGTRRYAMMLFGGPLRVVLATRHLPLRDVARELNKADVLEAIRIAGEALPWLGCRGGRIGVCGLNPHAGDGGAIGREEITVIAPAIRAARRAGFNAIGPVPADVIFHQAVRGAFDAVVAMYHDQGLGPLKMLAFETGVNVTLGLPIVRTSPDHGTAFDIAGRGRANPSSMVEAVRQAILLAGRRNPWRRP
- the rsmA gene encoding ribosomal RNA small subunit methyltransferase A — its product is MNLTHPSEVRELLSQLGLRPRRALGQNFLIDANILRILLRTAELHRDEQVLEVGPGLGVLTEWLVRYAGRVAAVEKDPVLFGFLQQHFAGAPNLELIHADILDVDLAALLAGGITKVVANLPYSIGSRFLVELFQSATPPARIVVTVQREVAERLAAAPGTAAYGLLGILAQTAYAVKIVKDISPTCFLPPPEVRSAIVALDRLPYDREDRPKNRAAFLTLLQGAFSRRRKQLAPLLKAHAGLLPRLGIEPRARPEDLSPEQWVRLSNGLIPNPGEGG
- the nfi gene encoding deoxyribonuclease V (cleaves DNA at apurinic or apyrimidinic sites), whose product is MKRPRLSHPWSLSPRQAIALQRKMASRVRIQPLPAGLRWIAGLDAAFSEKECVAAVVLWDLARREVVEQHVARAPLRFPYIPGLLSFREAPALLAALEKLERRPDVLMCDGQGFAHPRRFGIACHVGVLTGIPSVGCAKSLLVGECRAPAKRRGSRAALTDHGERVGTVLRTRDGVRPLFISVGHDADLATAEDLVLRCAFRYRLPEPVRLADQLCGAAAHPTL
- the smpB gene encoding SsrA-binding protein SmpB — its product is MAPAPSPARPAIKTMATHRKAFRDYHILEKLEAGIELRGAEVKSIREGRFSLSESHALVEGGQVILRGLHVQPYACSRVEEHDPLRPKRLLLHRREIDRLAGQTAVKGCALIPLRVYFKKGLVKVELALGKGKQSEDKRETLKRRTAEREADRAIASRTRRRG
- a CDS encoding DNA-directed RNA polymerase subunit omega codes for the protein MELAKEKVPNIPLLINMVSRRVRQLNHGERPLVKPDNMQMSPMNIALKEIAEGKLSAEISFVPVRKTLESNPLSL
- the groL gene encoding chaperonin GroEL (60 kDa chaperone family; promotes refolding of misfolded polypeptides especially under stressful conditions; forms two stacked rings of heptamers to form a barrel-shaped 14mer; ends can be capped by GroES; misfolded proteins enter the barrel where they are refolded when GroES binds), with the translated sequence MAAKQLVYDAEARQYILRGVEKLSRAVKATLGPRGRNVILDKKFGSPNVTKDGVTVAKEIELEHPFENMGAQMVREVASKTSDVAGDGTTTATVLAEAIYREGLKNVTAGASPMELKRGIDKATEVVVEQLQKMSKKVKDRQEISQVATISANGDTTIGAIIADAMDKVGKDGTITVEEAKSIETTLDVVEGMQFDKGYLSPYFVTNAEAMETSLEDPYILMYEKKISNLQDLLPVLQNIAKSGRPLLIVAEDVDGEALATLVVNKLRGTLQCCAVKSPGFGDRRKAMMEDIAVLTGGRFISEDLGIKLENIQLTDMGRAKRVTVDKENTTIVEGAGKTADIQGRISQIRRQIEETTSDYDREKLQERLAKLAGGVAVINVGAATETEMKEKKARVEDALHATRAAVEEGIVPGGGVALLRCQPALADVKIDGDAGIGVDIVRKALEAPLRQLTANAGVDGSIVIQEVKKQKGSYGYDVAKDEYCDLVKAGIIDPTKVARSALQNSASIASLLLTTECMIAEIPEKEKKPMPGAGGGMGGMEDMY
- the groES gene encoding co-chaperone GroES; this translates as MKIQPLGDRILVEPVKEEEVKKGGIIIPDTAKEKPTQGKVIAIGTGKVDDNGKVIPFHVKKGDRVLMPRYGGSEVKIDDKEYQILREDDLLGIIQD
- the dnaK gene encoding molecular chaperone DnaK translates to MAKVLGIDLGTTNSCMAIMEGGQPVVVPNAEGGRTTPSVVAFTKSGERLVGAAAKRQAVTNPKHTVFSIKRFMGRKYEEVAHEISLVPYEVVRASNGDAHVKIGDKTYSPPEISSMILQKMKLDAEAYLGEKITQAVITVPAYFNDSQRQATKDAGRIAGLEVLRIINEPTAASLAYGLDKKKDEKIAVYDLGGGTFDISVLEIGEGVFEVKATNGDTHLGGDDFDQRVINWMVDLFKKEQGIDLSKDPMALQRLKEAAEKAKCELSSSQQSEINLPFITADASGPKHLTVSLTRAKLEQLVDDLVGRTVKPVENCLRDAKIEASKIDEAILVGGMTRMPKVQEIAQQLFKKEPHKGVNPDEVVAVGAAIQGGVLKGEVKDVLLLDVTPLTLGIETLGGIATTLIERNTTIPTRKSEIFSTAADGQSTVEIHVLQGERKMASDNKTIGRFHLDGIPPAPRGVPQIEVTFDIDANGILHVGAKDLGTGKEQKITITASSGLSKQEIDQMTRDASSHAEDDAKRREAAETRNRADATVYETEKFLKEHGAKVSADKKATVEGAVAALKESVKSGDTERMKADLEKVNAGMQALSGELYSQARAQQPGGGPQGGPQQAGGPGGEGPQGNAQGDVIDADFEMVDDDKKKK